One genomic region from Stackebrandtia nassauensis DSM 44728 encodes:
- a CDS encoding GntR family transcriptional regulator — translation MTTPPPESFVYESRTVDPPTRNSTAEFVAGLLRTEIADGKRQPGDKLPEAELCELHQVSRNTLREAFQLLTHERLVIHNLNRGFKVRRPSAEDLSDIYRVRRVIECGAIRSAVIVPERLAGLQRAVADGERAAKQHDGRAVGSANIQFHRSIGSLAESARIDEVMNQVLAELRLVFHVMGNHGDFHLPYLPRNREILDCLAEHDIMRASQLLSNYLDDAEEQLQAAYEEADS, via the coding sequence ATGACCACCCCTCCCCCCGAGTCCTTTGTCTACGAATCGCGCACGGTCGATCCCCCGACCCGCAACAGCACCGCCGAATTCGTGGCCGGTCTCCTGCGCACCGAGATCGCCGACGGCAAACGCCAGCCCGGCGACAAACTCCCCGAAGCCGAACTGTGCGAACTGCACCAGGTCTCCCGCAACACCCTCCGCGAGGCCTTCCAGCTCCTCACCCACGAACGCCTGGTGATCCACAACCTCAACCGGGGCTTCAAGGTCCGCCGCCCCTCCGCGGAGGACCTCTCCGACATCTACCGGGTCCGCCGCGTCATCGAATGCGGCGCCATCCGCTCGGCCGTCATCGTCCCCGAACGCCTGGCGGGCCTCCAACGAGCAGTCGCCGACGGCGAACGCGCGGCCAAACAACACGACGGCCGCGCCGTGGGCTCGGCCAACATCCAGTTCCACCGCTCCATCGGCTCCCTGGCCGAGAGCGCCCGCATCGACGAGGTGATGAACCAGGTCCTGGCCGAACTGCGCCTGGTCTTCCACGTCATGGGCAACCACGGCGACTTCCATCTGCCGTATCTCCCCAGAAACCGCGAGATCCTCGACTGCCTGGCCGAACACGACATCATGCGAGCCAGCCAGCTGCTGTCGAACTACCTCGACGACGCCGAGGAGCAACTACAGGCGGCCTACGAAGAGGCCGACTCGTGA
- a CDS encoding alpha/beta hydrolase family protein, giving the protein MVKPVEDVVPDVAPAAAAPKRRRWLRYAAATLAVILLATPGVSWYFAGEVINVQHNPPEFSLPVTDVTDTEVTLPTEEETVRPGTWGLQWADGRAVLGEVVRSNAETVTREIDDIVYGELREGTATRIDGWTYGEDPKQAHGIDFDEVDVPTELGDAPASPDGYHHLGDSEWRDVEAAIDYALDKGAKNVVLHGWSMGGAVTMTTLRRMEAPDRVAGIILDSPVLDWNSTLDKQGGQRFLPAPITGLAKSFAEWRAGFDLADLDQRAFAPDLETPTLLFADTADETVEVSATLDFAAAAPEDLLTLVKTSSGHTSSWNEDPGAYSSQLEKFLANLSS; this is encoded by the coding sequence ATGGTGAAACCCGTCGAAGACGTCGTCCCCGACGTCGCACCGGCCGCCGCCGCGCCCAAACGCCGCCGCTGGCTCCGATACGCCGCCGCGACGCTGGCGGTGATCCTGCTGGCCACCCCCGGCGTCAGCTGGTACTTCGCCGGTGAGGTCATCAACGTCCAGCACAACCCGCCCGAGTTCTCGCTGCCGGTCACCGACGTCACCGACACCGAGGTCACCCTCCCCACCGAGGAGGAGACCGTCCGGCCGGGCACCTGGGGACTGCAATGGGCCGACGGCCGCGCGGTGCTGGGCGAGGTGGTGCGCTCGAACGCCGAGACCGTCACCCGCGAGATCGACGACATCGTCTACGGCGAACTGCGCGAGGGCACCGCCACCCGCATCGACGGCTGGACCTACGGCGAGGACCCGAAGCAGGCCCACGGCATCGACTTCGACGAGGTCGACGTTCCCACCGAACTCGGTGACGCCCCCGCCTCACCCGACGGCTACCACCACCTGGGCGACTCGGAGTGGCGCGACGTCGAAGCCGCGATCGACTACGCGCTCGACAAGGGCGCCAAGAACGTCGTCCTGCACGGCTGGTCGATGGGCGGAGCGGTCACCATGACGACGCTGCGCCGCATGGAAGCCCCCGACCGGGTCGCCGGGATCATCCTCGACTCACCCGTGCTCGACTGGAACTCCACGCTCGACAAGCAGGGCGGCCAACGGTTCCTGCCCGCCCCCATCACCGGCCTGGCCAAGAGCTTCGCCGAGTGGCGCGCGGGCTTCGACCTCGCCGACCTCGACCAGCGCGCCTTCGCCCCCGACCTGGAGACCCCGACGCTGCTGTTCGCCGACACCGCCGACGAGACCGTCGAGGTGTCCGCGACGCTCGACTTCGCCGCCGCGGCCCCCGAGGACCTGCTGACGCTGGTCAAGACCTCCTCGGGCCACACCTCGTCCTGGAACGAGGACCCGGGAGCCTACTCGTCCCAGCTGGAGAAGTTCCTCGCCAATCTGTCCTCTTAG
- a CDS encoding MFS transporter yields MAEESQAALATPAGRGIVLAAVLGSSVALLDGTVVNVALPHIGGDLGSGMDGLQWIVNGYTLMLAALVLTGGALGDRFGRRRLFLVGVIWFGVASALCGFAPNIGTLIVARIAQGIGAGLLTPGSLAIIQASIRKSDRAKAIGAWSGLGGVAAAAGPFLGGWLVDAFSWPWIFFLNIPLVIVSVLATLKWVPETRDETATGRFDITGNVLGALFLGGVTFALVQSGDPGPAIVAGVVGVACGIAFVIVERRSASPVLPPTMFASRQFTAINAVTFCVYAGLGGVLFFLVMQLQVVSGYSALEAGITMLPFTMLMLVFSARAGALGERLGPRLPLAVGSALSAIGILLLLGVGPDAPYLTRVLPGVLVLSVGMTITVAPLTAGVLAAADAAHAGVASGINNAVARAASLLAVAALPMAAGITGDSYEDPTAFAPGYRIAVVICAGLVLVGAVIAALLVSGREPEPEAPRPVCRTQCPYAAPQLEPDAEAATPS; encoded by the coding sequence ATGGCCGAGGAGTCGCAGGCCGCGCTGGCCACACCCGCCGGACGCGGCATCGTGCTGGCAGCCGTGCTCGGGTCCAGTGTGGCGTTGCTGGACGGAACCGTCGTCAACGTCGCGCTGCCGCACATCGGCGGTGATCTCGGATCCGGAATGGATGGTTTGCAGTGGATCGTCAACGGCTACACGCTGATGCTGGCCGCGCTGGTGCTCACCGGTGGGGCGCTGGGTGACCGGTTCGGGCGACGAAGGCTGTTCCTCGTCGGCGTGATCTGGTTCGGCGTCGCCTCGGCGCTGTGCGGATTCGCGCCCAACATCGGCACCCTGATCGTCGCGCGCATCGCCCAGGGCATCGGCGCCGGGCTGCTGACGCCGGGCTCGCTGGCCATCATCCAGGCGTCGATCCGCAAATCCGACCGGGCCAAGGCGATCGGCGCCTGGTCCGGGCTGGGCGGCGTCGCGGCGGCGGCCGGGCCGTTCCTGGGCGGCTGGCTGGTGGACGCGTTCTCGTGGCCCTGGATCTTCTTCCTCAACATCCCGCTGGTGATCGTCTCGGTGCTGGCGACCCTGAAATGGGTGCCCGAGACCCGTGACGAGACCGCGACCGGGCGCTTCGACATCACCGGCAACGTCCTGGGGGCGCTGTTCCTCGGCGGGGTCACCTTCGCGCTGGTGCAGTCGGGCGATCCGGGCCCGGCGATTGTCGCCGGTGTCGTCGGCGTGGCCTGCGGCATCGCGTTCGTCATCGTCGAACGCCGCAGCGCCTCACCGGTGCTGCCGCCGACCATGTTCGCCAGCCGCCAGTTCACCGCCATCAACGCCGTCACCTTCTGCGTGTACGCCGGACTGGGCGGGGTGCTGTTCTTCCTGGTGATGCAGTTGCAGGTGGTCTCCGGCTACTCGGCGCTGGAGGCCGGGATCACGATGCTGCCGTTCACGATGCTGATGCTGGTGTTCTCGGCCCGGGCCGGGGCGCTGGGCGAACGGCTCGGGCCCCGGCTGCCACTGGCGGTCGGTTCGGCGCTGTCGGCGATCGGGATCCTGCTGCTGCTCGGCGTCGGTCCCGACGCGCCGTACCTGACCCGGGTGCTGCCGGGCGTGCTGGTGCTGAGCGTCGGCATGACCATCACGGTGGCGCCGTTGACGGCGGGAGTGCTGGCCGCCGCCGACGCCGCCCACGCCGGGGTCGCCAGCGGCATCAACAACGCCGTGGCCCGGGCCGCGAGCCTGCTGGCGGTGGCCGCGCTGCCGATGGCCGCCGGGATCACCGGCGACTCCTATGAGGACCCCACCGCTTTCGCGCCCGGGTACCGGATCGCCGTGGTCATCTGCGCCGGGCTGGTCCTCGTCGGGGCGGTCATAGCGGCGCTGCTCGTCAGCGGCCGCGAGCCCGAACCGGAGGCTCCGCGTCCGGTGTGCCGCACCCAGTGTCCTTACGCCGCACCGCAACTGGAGCCGGACGCCGAAGCGGCTACTCCTTCTTGA